In Bacillus weihaiensis, the genomic stretch AGACGAAGATATATTCCAGAAATAACAAGTCGTAATTTTAATCTAAGAAGCTTTGCTGAGAGAACAGCAATGAATACACCAATACAAGGAAGTGCAGCGGATATTATTAAGAAAGCTATGATTGATATGGCCGCTAGATTGAAACAAGAGAAGCTACAGTCAAAACTTTTATTACAAGTACACGATGAATTAATTTTCGAAGCACCTAAAGAAGAAATTAGCATCTTAGAAAAGCTTGTGCCAGAGGTTATGGAAAACGCCGTCGAACTTGTTGTACCTTTAAAGGTAGATTACTCCTATGGAGACTCATGGTACGACGCTAAGTAATATATAGGTTTTATGAGCCCCTTGCAAGAGGGGTTTCCTTGTTTTTACATGACTGAGTGAATGGTTCATGTCGATTTTTTACATGTTGATCGGAGTAAAACAAGAGACCCATGCGCCGTCTACACAGAGCGAATGCTGGAACAAAAAGATTATCAAAAAGGATGTGTTTACAATGCCAGAGCTACCAGAGGTGGAAACAGTAAGGAAAACATTGGTTCATTTAGTAAGTGGTAAAACCATTCAACGTGTTACTGTGTTATGGCCCAAAATCGTCAAAAGACCTGATGAGCCAAAGCAGTTTCAAGATGCTTTAAGTGGACAAACGATCCATGATGTGAAAAGAAGAGGAAAGTTTTTGAAAATTATAGTAGACGACTATGTGTTAGTTTCACACTTAAGGATGGAAGGGCGATATGGACTATATCAGGCTTCGGAAGAATACGATAAACACACCCATGTTATTTTCAGTTTTACCGACGGGACAGAATTGCGCTATCGTGATGTACGTAAGTTCGGTACAATGCACCTTTTCAAAAAAGGAATGGAAGAATCAGAATTGCCGCTATCCCAGCTAGGACCAGAACCGTTTTCTGATCAATTTACTCTCGCATATTTAAAGACAAAGCTAAAGAGTACATCAAGAAAAATTAAGCCAGTGTTATTGGATCAAACGATAGTAGTAGGCTTAGGGAATATCTATGTAGATGAAGCGCTTTTTCGTTCAGGAATTCATCCAGAAAGAACAGCCTGTGAGTTATCTGATGAAGAGTATGAAGCTTTACATAAAGAAATTATTTTAACTCTCCAAGAAGCTGTAGCACAGGGAGGAAGTACCGTTAGATCTTATGTGAATACACAAGGAGACATTGGAATGTTTCAGCTTCACTTATTTGTTTATGGAAGAACGAATGAACCTTGTAAAAAATGTGGGACTGTCCTAACAAAGTCAGTTGTTGGTGGAAGAGGAACACATTTTTGTGAAAAGTGCCAAGTTTAAATAGAAAAAAAGAGGCTGGGACAGAAGTGCCTGGCACCTTATCGTAACGACTATATGTACGCACTGATTTATCTAGTGCAAACAATAGATTGTATCGGAGGGTGCCTGGCTCTTTGTTTTGTCCCAGCCTCATCTTTCTGAATGGAGGAGACACGTACATTCTCCTTACAGACACCTCTACTAATACTCCCCTTATCGACATATAGTGATGAAAGGCTAAAGCTTAACGCCCTATTTTTATGTAGTAGCTGATTTAGTGTTACGTTGCTAGAAAAGACCACATGAATTGATTTTTCTTTTAGAATTTTTTCTCTTGCTTGGATCAATTTTTTTCATCAATGCTTATTTTAAAGAAACACAGTTCTACAGAACTTAGATGCCTTTTCATTTTTGGCTATTTATCAAGTGTCCGGTCAGGTTGAATTCCGGTTCAGTTGCTCGCTTTTTTGCGGGGTGGGCGGTGAGCCTCCCTCAGCGTAAACGCCTGTGGGGTCTCACCTGTCTGTACCACTTCTCCCGCAGGAGTCTCGCACTTCCTCTCCATTCAACCTTAAGTCGTTTTCGTTCTATTTATAAGGCAACAATCCCTTAGAAAAGAGCTCGAATTTTTAAATCTTAAGCAGCTTGGTGCTGTTTTAACATGGTATTGATATGATCTACTAAAAATTCCTGAATCAAGACGGAATACGATATCGCTTTAGTAGGTCTTTACTAAATGGATTCCGTTCAATCATTCTAGTAGCCAAGGAGTAAATTATAGCAGCAAGTTTTTACTCATGTTAACCTGCCATATAAAAATCAACTTTAACATAAGATAGGCTATTGTCATACACTATGTTAGCTATGATCAGGAAGGAGCTAAGCATAATGTTTCAATATGTATCTCTCATGTTATTAGCATTC encodes the following:
- the mutM gene encoding DNA-formamidopyrimidine glycosylase, giving the protein MPELPEVETVRKTLVHLVSGKTIQRVTVLWPKIVKRPDEPKQFQDALSGQTIHDVKRRGKFLKIIVDDYVLVSHLRMEGRYGLYQASEEYDKHTHVIFSFTDGTELRYRDVRKFGTMHLFKKGMEESELPLSQLGPEPFSDQFTLAYLKTKLKSTSRKIKPVLLDQTIVVGLGNIYVDEALFRSGIHPERTACELSDEEYEALHKEIILTLQEAVAQGGSTVRSYVNTQGDIGMFQLHLFVYGRTNEPCKKCGTVLTKSVVGGRGTHFCEKCQV